One segment of Anatilimnocola aggregata DNA contains the following:
- the rimO gene encoding 30S ribosomal protein S12 methylthiotransferase RimO, with amino-acid sequence MKPKNQVAPAPTDSKGSYAFVSLGCPKNLVDSERMLGLLKIDGYDLVADPEGTDFVVVNTCGFIERARTESFSSIDEMLALKKAGKTKGVIVTGCLAERQKEDLLTERPEIDYLVGVFGREAITKVADRLVGNLEEQRTVFQPAPIRALSDKDRLRITPKHFAFLKISEGCDRLCTFCAIPKMRGKHASKVMEDVIAEAEQLAADGVRELIIVAQDTTYYGMDIYGEPRLAELLRKLDEVQGIDWIRLMYFYPMYITDELIDVLANSQRIIPYIDIPLQHASDHMLRRMARRVTRPDTEALLAKLRSKIPNLSLRTTFITGFPGETEEDFEELLAFAKAQRFERMGVFTYSFEPDTPAANLPNHLSEEEKESRQVRLMEVQQAHAFAWNQAQIGKTIPVILDQPVEGEKNVWIGRSQADAPDVDGLVFVTGDRIKLKAGDIVPVEIVATQDYDLVGLAADKPLKRQQPGRILSLTSK; translated from the coding sequence ATGAAGCCGAAGAACCAAGTTGCTCCCGCTCCCACCGACTCTAAGGGGAGCTATGCCTTCGTCAGCTTGGGTTGCCCGAAGAACCTCGTCGATAGCGAGCGAATGCTCGGGCTGTTGAAGATCGATGGCTACGACCTCGTCGCCGATCCCGAAGGGACCGACTTCGTTGTCGTGAACACTTGCGGCTTCATCGAACGCGCGCGAACCGAGTCATTCTCGTCGATCGACGAAATGCTGGCCTTGAAGAAGGCCGGCAAGACGAAGGGGGTGATCGTTACCGGCTGTCTGGCCGAACGTCAGAAGGAAGACCTGCTCACCGAACGGCCGGAAATTGACTACCTCGTGGGCGTGTTCGGTCGCGAAGCCATTACCAAGGTCGCCGACCGGTTGGTGGGGAATCTCGAAGAGCAGCGAACCGTCTTTCAGCCCGCTCCGATTCGCGCGCTGTCGGATAAAGATCGCCTGCGGATCACTCCCAAGCATTTTGCGTTTCTGAAGATCAGCGAAGGCTGCGACCGGCTCTGCACGTTCTGCGCAATCCCCAAGATGCGCGGCAAGCACGCCAGCAAGGTCATGGAAGACGTGATTGCCGAGGCCGAACAATTGGCTGCTGACGGCGTGCGCGAGTTGATCATCGTCGCTCAAGACACCACCTATTACGGCATGGATATCTACGGCGAACCGCGGCTCGCGGAACTGCTGCGTAAGCTCGATGAAGTGCAGGGAATCGACTGGATTCGCCTGATGTACTTCTATCCGATGTACATCACCGACGAACTGATCGACGTGCTGGCCAATAGCCAGCGCATCATTCCTTACATCGACATCCCGCTCCAGCACGCCAGCGATCACATGCTGCGCCGCATGGCCCGCCGCGTTACCCGGCCCGATACCGAAGCCCTCCTGGCCAAGCTGCGGAGCAAGATCCCGAACCTTAGTTTGCGGACGACATTCATCACCGGCTTCCCCGGCGAAACCGAAGAAGACTTCGAAGAACTGTTGGCCTTTGCCAAGGCGCAGCGCTTCGAGCGGATGGGGGTCTTCACCTATTCCTTCGAGCCCGATACCCCGGCCGCGAACCTGCCCAATCATCTGAGCGAAGAAGAAAAAGAGTCTCGCCAGGTGCGGCTGATGGAAGTGCAGCAAGCGCACGCTTTTGCCTGGAATCAGGCCCAAATCGGCAAAACCATTCCCGTGATTCTTGACCAGCCCGTCGAAGGCGAGAAGAACGTCTGGATCGGTCGCAGCCAGGCCGATGCACCTGATGTGGACGGCCTGGTGTTCGTCACCGGCGATCGCATCAAGCTCAAGGCGGGCGATATCGTCCCCGTCGAAATCGTCGCCACGCAAGACTACGACCTGGTCGGTCTCGCCGCCGACAAACCGCTGAAGCGTCAACAGCCGGGGCGGATCCTTTCGCTCACCAGCAAATGA
- a CDS encoding TetR/AcrR family transcriptional regulator, with protein sequence MNVTQLPTGTSADDLRVDEAHSRRSDEILSAAVELFARQGFAATEVQQIADRAGVGKGTVYRHFINKEKLFLAAADLGLRRLKDAVNQVADAQALPLDRLRAGVIAFLKFFRNHPEFVELMIQERAHFRDRESPTFFGRKDDEMTCRWRDDFTDLVQKKVLRSLPVEHLMDFIEQSLFGAVLVHFLGKRDPATAADGNRVADLILQGIALAPTQDTCRPE encoded by the coding sequence ATGAATGTAACTCAATTACCGACTGGCACTTCCGCCGACGACTTGCGAGTCGACGAAGCCCATTCGCGCCGCTCCGACGAGATACTTTCGGCAGCGGTCGAACTATTCGCCCGGCAAGGGTTCGCAGCGACCGAAGTGCAGCAAATTGCCGACCGGGCTGGAGTTGGCAAGGGAACCGTTTATCGGCACTTCATCAATAAGGAAAAACTCTTCCTGGCGGCTGCTGACCTTGGTCTGCGGCGGTTGAAGGATGCCGTGAATCAAGTGGCTGATGCACAGGCGCTGCCGCTCGATCGCCTAAGAGCCGGTGTCATCGCGTTCTTAAAGTTCTTCCGCAATCACCCGGAGTTCGTCGAACTGATGATTCAAGAGCGGGCTCATTTCCGCGATCGTGAGTCCCCGACGTTCTTTGGTCGCAAAGACGACGAAATGACCTGCCGCTGGCGCGACGACTTTACGGACCTGGTCCAAAAGAAGGTTCTGCGGTCACTTCCCGTCGAACATTTGATGGACTTCATCGAGCAGTCGCTCTTCGGTGCCGTCCTCGTTCATTTTCTCGGCAAGCGCGACCCTGCTACAGCTGCGGACGGGAATCGCGTCGCCGATTTAATCCTGCAAGGCATCGCCTTAGCCCCCACTCAAGACACCTGCCGACCTGAGTAA
- a CDS encoding efflux RND transporter periplasmic adaptor subunit — MSVSRRSSVFITAAAAVALAIPLVGCGSHGAKPEPTAVAAPPKPVIVTVAALETRSVQRRITAVGTLHGLERIQISAKVPGRIEKVLVDVGDRIKPGAVLVELDPTDFKLALDEAQRSLEKELSKLGLTEMPKGQFDAEQLPSMIRGRLLVDNARRRYERFRNLFQKNAGTNEEFEKAETDLRVEESTLLQTQLDIRATMAAVRYSQSVLETAQRQLAETRITAPPSDFPSVKELQQQGVGYVVAKRMATAGELATAGSSPLLELVIDDALKLRATVPERYASELQLGQAVEVRVEAYPNDVFQARIARISPTIDSESRTFEIEAYVPNNDHRLQHGCFAKGAIVTRTADQAIMAPAESVITYAGVTKIFCQDGDTVRDVPVALGVRDAGWVEVIGDLPAQAVAVTSGQTQLANGSRISVRQPLAVAAPQVMPASHLVDMEQLAPEVNSKNAVDQARNSQNSAGTR; from the coding sequence ATGTCAGTCTCACGACGCTCGTCCGTATTCATCACCGCTGCGGCAGCTGTTGCACTCGCCATCCCGCTCGTTGGCTGCGGTTCGCACGGTGCCAAGCCCGAACCAACAGCTGTGGCAGCGCCGCCGAAGCCGGTGATCGTCACGGTCGCCGCACTCGAAACGCGGTCCGTGCAGCGCCGCATCACCGCGGTCGGCACGCTGCATGGATTGGAGCGAATCCAGATCAGCGCGAAGGTGCCGGGGCGAATCGAAAAAGTCCTCGTCGACGTCGGCGACCGCATCAAGCCTGGCGCGGTGCTGGTCGAGCTCGATCCGACCGATTTCAAACTGGCGCTCGATGAAGCTCAGCGGTCACTCGAAAAGGAACTCTCGAAGCTGGGCCTTACGGAGATGCCGAAAGGTCAGTTCGATGCGGAGCAGTTGCCCAGCATGATCCGCGGGCGATTGCTCGTCGATAATGCCCGCCGCCGTTACGAGCGGTTCCGCAACTTGTTTCAAAAGAATGCCGGCACCAACGAAGAGTTCGAGAAAGCGGAGACCGATCTCCGTGTGGAAGAGTCGACGCTGCTGCAAACACAGCTCGACATTCGCGCCACGATGGCAGCGGTTCGCTATTCGCAGTCGGTGCTCGAAACGGCACAGCGGCAATTGGCCGAGACGCGAATCACCGCTCCTCCCAGCGACTTCCCTTCCGTCAAAGAACTGCAGCAGCAAGGCGTGGGCTATGTGGTCGCCAAGCGCATGGCCACTGCTGGCGAGCTTGCCACTGCCGGTTCTTCACCGTTGCTCGAATTGGTCATCGACGACGCGCTCAAACTACGCGCGACCGTTCCTGAGCGTTATGCCAGCGAATTGCAACTGGGCCAGGCGGTGGAAGTGCGCGTGGAAGCATATCCCAACGATGTCTTTCAAGCCCGCATCGCCCGCATCAGCCCGACGATTGACTCCGAAAGTCGCACCTTTGAAATCGAAGCGTATGTGCCGAATAACGATCACCGCCTGCAGCACGGCTGTTTCGCCAAGGGCGCGATTGTGACCCGCACCGCAGACCAGGCAATCATGGCCCCCGCTGAATCAGTCATTACTTACGCGGGTGTGACCAAGATCTTCTGTCAGGATGGCGACACCGTTCGCGATGTGCCGGTGGCCCTGGGCGTGCGCGATGCAGGCTGGGTCGAAGTCATCGGCGACCTTCCCGCGCAGGCGGTCGCCGTCACGAGTGGTCAAACTCAACTGGCCAACGGCTCGCGCATTAGCGTGCGGCAACCGTTGGCCGTCGCCGCACCGCAGGTAATGCCTGCCTCGCACCTGGTCGACATGGAACAACTCGCACCTGAAGTCAACAGCAAGAATGCTGTCGATCAGGCCCGCAATTCTCAGAACTCCGCAGGGACTCGCTAA